In Drosophila miranda strain MSH22 chromosome XR, D.miranda_PacBio2.1, whole genome shotgun sequence, the genomic window CTTAAATCTGAGTTGGATTCCTTGTTAATTTCTTCACTGATGATTGAGCTTTTGGCAGATTCAATGGTGATCGAGTTTTCAGTCGATGTTGGGTTCAATTCCGTGACATTTAAGGAGTTTTCGGCCAATCCTTCGCTGGGAATTGCGTCTATCTCCAGTCCAGTGTTGGAGCTCGAGCCTGTGTCCAATCCTTGATTGTCAATCAAGTCAGAGGTCAATTCGTTGCTGTCCATTGCGTCTATCTCCAGTCCAGTGTTGGAGCTCGAGTCTGCGTCCAATCCTTGATTGTCAATCAAGTCAGAGCTCAATTCGTTGCTGGCAATTGCGTCTACCTCCAGCCCAGTGTTGGAGCTCGAGTCTGCGTCCAATCCTTGATTGCCAATCAAGTCAAAGCTCAATTCGTTGCTGGCAATTGTTAAAGAATCACTCTCCGTTTCCTTATCTTCCGGTGTCACAGTCCCCGATTCGACTTCCACCACCGGCACTTCCTGCTTCAGTGTCCTGATGATTTCCGCCAATTGCTTGGGCTGGACCCCATGGCCCATCAACTCCATGCAAATGCGGACCGTTTCGGGAGCCAGTCCAGAGTTCACGCAATCGAGCATGCCGCAGAGTACATCCCGAATTTGACGGTCTTTTTCAGTATCCTTCTCGCAGATATCCGTCATGTTTCTTGGGAAAATTTGTTCGACAAAAATTTCACACATGAATCAATTCGGTGAAGTAACCTGTATGAAAAGGCAGGGCCTCCTTTTTCCTTAAAAAATTCCGAAATATGTATGGCTAAAGGATCCTGCACAGCCTTCTACACCCAAAAAGATAGGTGGAAACTATATAAAATGTTTCGAAATATTCTGTAGATTTCTCAGATCTTCTAGATATTTTTGATTCATAGTAAAAAGAAAGCTAAAACTTTCTTCGAATCCCTCAAAAGTCTTTAATTTATGATGCAAAGATCGTAAGCGATCTTAAAACGAAATAATTTATGTTAATCCAAGAAACTAAAAATAGTTTAATGGTCGTAATGAAAATAACTATAATCTATTGATATACAGGAACTAAAAGAACTGAACTATAGAGCTACACCGAAAGGATCTTTTAATACTTTGTTTGAATGCTAAAAAAAATCGAAAAAGAAAACCGAAATCTATAAGAAAACCCACTATAGTAATGATATATCATTGTCTCGTACCAGATTAAGTGTAAGACGTCTTTAGGCGTTTTTTTGTATCCACAGAAGCATCCACTTTAATCTCTTCTGCCATTCGCTTCTCCAAGCATCGTTCTACTCAACTTTTGTGCCACTTTTCAGGCCCCTTTTGTTGTAACCCCCCTCCCCCAATCAAAAACCCTGCCACATAATCCCATT contains:
- the LOC108165530 gene encoding surface protein, with product MCEIFVEQIFPRNMTDICEKDTEKDRQIRDVLCGMLDCVNSGLAPETVRICMELMGHGVQPKQLAEIIRTLKQEVPVVEVESGTVTPEDKETESDSLTIASNELSFDLIGNQGLDADSSSNTGLEVDAIASNELSSDLIDNQGLDADSSSNTGLEIDAMDSNELTSDLIDNQGLDTGSSSNTGLEIDAIPSEGLAENSLNVTELNPTSTENSITIESAKSSIISEEINKESNSDLSAKNAKNERILKRIKNPKLKSAIEDIIYDLSD